The Hippocampus zosterae strain Florida chromosome 20, ASM2543408v3, whole genome shotgun sequence genome contains a region encoding:
- the LOC127592770 gene encoding dnaJ homolog subfamily C member 13-like isoform X1: MNVLKDNKDLACYYTTKHSWRGKYKRVFSVGTHGITTYNPTTLEVTNQWPYGDICGIGPVGKGQGTEFSLTFRKGTGKKSETLKFSTEHRTELLTEALRFRTEFSEGKITGRRYNCYKHHWSDTRKPVSLEVTPGGIDQIDPHTNRVLCSYDYRNVEGFVETSDYQGGFCILYGGFSRLHLFASEHRDDIIRSAIEHAGNFIGIMLRLRKEALTFEGFVTDRLGKYGSDESITSLAEFVVQKITPRHSEPVKRILALTETCLVERDPASYNIVTIKPFGEVFALICDVDNPQVFTVEFIRGQIRKFSSTERDSLLASLLDGVRASGNRDVCVKMAPTRRGQRWGLLSMPVDEEVESLHLKFLAAPPNGHFADAVYRFNANISYSGVLHAVTQDGLFSENKEKLINNAVLALLSQDAELPALNAELESHFQAIRRLVASKAGFQAFTQLPKSGQGFGLTDGTFREKLGVKTVKALKRNNNGVTHAAIDMLCALMCPMHDDYDLRQEQLNKASLLSSKKFLENLLEKFITNVDQGTGALVISSLLDFLTFALCAPYSETTEGQQFDMLLEMVAGNGRTLFKLFQHPSMAIVKGAGLVMKAIIEEGDKEIATKMQELALSEGALPRHLHTSLFTISADQRMLTNRQLSRHLVGLWTAENPIAMSLLKRILPSGLLAYMDSPDPVPEKDVDRMHVRDNLKIATDLLNRNKVPEWQRLAGKAAKEVEKFAKEKADLVLMHWRDKMGVAQKEQDRNNLNANQKPVILRKRRQRIKIEANWELFYYRFQLDHARSNLIWNLKTREELRDALEGEMRAFNVDRELGNAAVISWNHQEFEVKYECLSDEIKIGDYYLRLLLEEDENAESSAIKRSYEFFNELYHRFLLTPKVAMKCLCLQALTIVYGKCFEEIGPFTDTKYIVGMLDRCTDKLERDRLILFLNKLILNRKNVKDIMDSNGVRILVDLLTLAHLHTSRATVPLQSNVLEAAPDMKRESEKEWYFGNADKERRGPFSFEEMQEFWTTGALSAKTRCWAQGMDGWRPLQAIPQLKWCLLATGQAVMNETDLATLILNMLITMCSYYPSRDQDNSIIRPLPKIKRMISDSACLPHIVQLLLTFDPILVEKVANVLYLVMQDNPNLQRLYLTGVFFFIMMYTGSNVLPVARFLKYTHLKQAFKSEESKGQDIVQRSVLGAALPEAMVCYLENYEAERFSEIFLGEFDTPEAIWSCEMRRMMIEKIAAHIADFSPRLQSNTRALYQYCPIPIISFPQLDNELFCNIYYLRHLCDTIHFPNWPIRDAVKLLKDTLEAWKREVEKKPPSMSIDDAYEVLNLPKGQGMHEESKIRKAYFRLAQKYHPDKNPDGREMFEKVNKAYEFLCTKSARVLDGPDPENIILILKTQSILFNRHKDELEPYKYAGYPMLIKTITMETQDDHLFSKTSPLLPAATELAFHTVNCSSLNAEELRRENGIEVLLEALSRCVSVLTASSKADDMAVQVCGHICKCYSVAAQFEECREKMIELPYIIRDLCHILYYGKGLPKTAALAVQCVSSFAVDFFLQTQLYHAGVLWHLLVHLFNYDYTLEESGVQTSQDTNQQEVANHLAKLSLVSLSRLGGYLPMPHGANPAPETNGVESTPPENPSICKSLAAMLTPYISRKLGMGSSSEVLKLLNSNTENPYLIWNNGTRAELLEFLERQQEGNIKRGENDESFGAEFAFSEHSKELIVGEIFVRVYNEQPTFPLEYPKAFAASLLDYVGSQAQYLHTLLAMSQSNKVESQQHAGRLRFAEMALEALRNVIKNNPGSETECIGHFKLLFSLLRVHGAGRVQQLVLEVVNTVTSNQECVSNIAESLVLSNLLLLLHSLPSSRQMVLETLHALTSNTKIVKEAMAKGALIYLLDLFCNCTHPQVRTQTAELFSKMTSDKLVGPKVRLTLIRFLPSVFMDAMRDNAEAAVHIFEGTHENPELIWNDSSRETVSTTVREMMLEHFKQQKDNPDVNWKLPEDFTVAYGAGQGELEVGGVFLRIFIAQPGWVLRKPRDFLVSLLETLTELLEKNNPNGEALETVTTAAVCLFSTQAQLADQVPPLGHLPRILAALNHKNNAIPKSSIRLIHALSDNELCVRSMSALEAIAPLMTGMKVRTDMAGLACEALNRMFQKEQTELVAQALRADLVPYLLRLLEGIGLENLDNPSATKAQIVKALKSMTRSLQYGEQVNEILAKSSVWSAFKDQKHDLFINESQTAGYLTGPGVAGYLTAAGSGTTVLPSGPPPVDSDHADQG, encoded by the exons ATGAACGTCCTGAAAGACAACAAGGACCTGGCCTGCTACTACACCACCAAGCACTCGTGGAGGGGAAA GTACAAGCGCGTCTTCTCCGTCGGAACTCACGGCATCACCACGTACAACCCCACCACGCTCGAAGTCACAAATCAG TGGCCTTATGGAGACATTTGTGGAATCGGTCCGGTGGGGAAAGGCCAGGGAACGGAGTTCAGTCTCACGTTCCGAAAGGGCACCGGCAAGAAGTCGGAGACGCTCAAGTTCTCCACCGAGCATCGGACGGAGCTGCTCACAGAAGCTTTG AGATTCCGAACGGAATTTTCAGAAGGGAAAATAACCGGCAGG CGGTACAACTGCTACAAGCACCACTGGAGCGACACGCGCAAGCCCGTCAGCTTGGAGGTGACGCCGGGCGGCATCGACCAGATCGATCCGCACACCAATCGGGTGCTGTGCTCCTACGACTATCGCAACGTGGAGGGCTTCGTGGAGACCTCCGACTACCAGGGAGGCTTCTGCATCCTTTACGGCGGCTTCAGCCGGCTG CATCTGTTTGCCTCCGAGCACCGGGACGACATCATCCGCAGCGCCATCGAGCACGCCGGCAACTTCATCGGCATCATGCTGCGGCTCAGGAAGGAGGCGCTCACCTTTGAGGGTTTTGTGACGGACCGGCTGGGGAAGTACGGATCGGACGAGAGCATCACGTCGCTGGCCGAGTTTGTGGTGCAGAAGATCACCCCGCGCCACTCG GAGCCCGTGAAACGAATCTTGGCGCTGACCGAGACGTGTTTGGTGGAGAGGGATCCAGCTTCCTACAACATCGTCACCATCAAACCGTTTGGAGAG GTGTTTGCGCTCATCTGCGACGTCGACAATCCTCAGGTGTTTACAGTCGAGTTCATCCGAGGCCAGATCAGAAAGTTCTCCTCCACAGAACG GGACTCCCTGCTGGCCAGCCTGCTGGACGGCGTGCGCGCGTCGGGCAACAGGGACGTGTgcgtcaagatggcgcccacgCGGCGCGGCCAGCGATGGGGCCTCCTGAGCATGCCCGTGGATGAGGAGGTGGAGAGTCTGCACCTCAAGTTCTTGGCCGCGCCGCCGA ACGGGCACTTTGCCGACGCTGTGTACCGATTCAACGCCAACATCTCCTACAGTGGCGTGTTGCACGCAGTAACGCAAGAC gGTCTGTTCTCCGAGAACAAAGAGAAGCTCATCAACAACGCCGTCCTGGCCCTCCTGTCGCAGGACGCCGAGCTGCCCGCTCTCAACGCCGAGCTTGAGAGCCACTTCCAGGCCATCCGCCGCCTGGTGGCCTCCAAGGCCGGCTTCCAGGCCTTCACTCAGCTGCCAAA GTCTGGTCAAGGGTTTGGACTCACAGACGGAAC GTTCAGAGAGAAATTAGGAGTCAAGACGGTGAAAGCTTTAAAGAGGAACAACAACGGCGTGACGCACGCTGCTATTGACATGCTTTGCGCCCTGATGTGT CCCATGCACGACGACTACGACCTGAGGCAGGAGCAGCTCAACAAAGCGTCTCTGTTGTCATCCAAGAAGTTCCTGGAAAACCTGCTTGAAAAATTCATCACCAATGTG GACCAAGGAACTGGAGCTTTGGTCATCAGTTCCCTCCTGGATTTTTTAACGTTCGCCCTGTGCGCCCCCTACAGCGAGACCACCGAGGGCCAGCAGTTCGACATGCTGCTGGAGATGGTGGCCGGCAACGGACGCACGCTCTTCAAACTCTTCCAG CATCCCTCGATGGCCATCGTGAAGGGAGCTGGACTGGTGATGAAGGCCATTATTGAG GAAGGAGATAAGGAAATCGCCACCAAAATGCAAGAACTGGCTTTGAGCGAGGGAGCCCTGCCTCGCCATTTGCACACCTCCTTGTTCACCATCAGCGCCGACCAAAGGATGCTCACCAACAG aCAGCTGAGCCGTCACCTGGTGGGACTGTGGACCGCCGAAAACCCCATCGCCATGAGCCTCCTGAAGAGAATTTTG CCGTCGGGCCTGCTTGCTTACATGGATAGTCCTGATCCGGTCCCGGAGAAAGACGTGGATCGAATGCACGTCCGAGATAACTTAAAAATTGCCACG GACCTACTCAACCGCAACAAAGTGCCCGAGTGGCAGCGGCTAGCTGGCAAAGCAGCCAaagaggtggagaagtttgccAAGGAGAAGGCGGATCTGGTCCTCATGCACTGGAGAGACAAGATGGGCGTCGCTCAGAAGGAG CAGGACAGAAATAATCTG AATGCCAATCAAAAGCCAGTCATCCTGAGAAAGCGACGACAGCGGATCAAGATCGAAGCCAACTGGGAGCTTTTTTACTACAG ATTCCAGCTTGACCACGCACGCTCCAATCTCATCTGGAATCTGAAGACCAGGGAGGAGCTGCGGGACGCACTGGAAGGGGAGATGCGTGCCTTCAACGTGGACCGCGAGCTGGGCAACGCCGCCGTCATCTCCTGGAACCACCAGGAATTCGAG GTGAAATACGAGTGCCTTTCCGATGAGATCAAGATTGGTGACTATTACTTGCGCCTCCTGCTGGAGGAGGATGAAAATGCCGAATCGAGTGCCATCAAAAGATC GTACGAGTTCTTCAACGAGCTCTACCACCGCTTCCTGCTCACGCCCAAAGTCGCCATGAAGTGCCTGTGCCTCCAGGCGCTCACCATCGTGTACGGCAAGTGCTTCGAAGAGATCGGGCCCTTCACCGATACCAAATAcatcgtgggcatgctggaccGC TGTACAGACAAGCTGGAAAGGGACAgactcatcctcttcctcaacaAGCTGATCCTCAACAGG AAAAACGTGAAAGACATAATGGACTCGAATGGGGTGCGCATCCTGGTGGACTTGCTCACCTTGGCTCATCTGCATACCAGCAGAGCCACGGTGCCGCTCCAG AGCAACGTCTTGGAAGCGGCGCCTGACATGAAGCGGGAGAGTGAGAAGGAATGGTACTTTGGGAATGCGGACAAGGAAAGAAGAGGACCTTTCAGTTTTGAGGAG ATGCAAGAGTTTTGGACCACGGGCGCCCTGTCGGCCAAGACGCGCTGCTGGGCCCAGGGCATGGACGGATGGCGCCCCCTGCAGGCCATCCCGCAACTGAAGTGGTGCCTGCTGGCCACAGGGCAGGCGGTGATGAACGAGACGGACTTGGCGACGCTCATCCTCAACATGCTCATCACCATGTGCTCCTACTACCCCAGCAG GGATCAAGATAACTCCATTATTCGCCCATTACCAAAGATCAAGAGGATGATAAGTGACAGCGCTTGCCTCCCTCATATTGTTCAG CTCCTCTTGACATTTGACCCCATCCTGGTGGAAAAGGTGGCCAATGTGCTGTACTTGGTGATGCAGGACAACCCCAACTTGCAGCGACTCTACTTGACCGGCGTCTTCTTTTTCATCATGATGTACACGGGCTCCAACGTGCTTCCTGTCGCGAG gttcctGAAGTACACTCACTTGAAACAAGCCTTTAAATCAGAAGAG TCCAAAGGTCAGGACATTGTGCAGCGCAGCGTTCTTGGCGCGGCCCTTCCCGAAGCCATGGTGTGCTACCTGGAGAACTACGAGGCCGAGCGCTTCTCGGAGATCTTCCTCGGAGAATTCGATACCCCGGAGGCCATCTGGAGCTGTGAGATGAG GCGCATGATGATCGAGAAGATCGCCGCCCATATTGCCGACTTCAGCCCCAGGCTGCAGAGCAACACGCGCGCCCTCTACCAGTACTGCCCCATTCCGATCATCAGCTTCCCCCAGCTGGACAACGAGCTCTTCTGCAACATCTACTACCTCAGACACCTGTGTGACACCATCCACTTCCCCAACTGGCCTATTCGAGATGCT GTGAAGCTGCTTAAGGACACCCTCGAAGCATGGAAGAGGGAGGTGGAGAAGAAGCCTCCCTCCATGTCAATAGATGACGCTTACGAAGTCCTTAACCTCCCCAAAGGACAAGGGAT gcaCGAAGAGAGCAAGATCAGAAAAGCTTACTTCAGGCTGGCGCAAAAGTACCATCCAGACAAGAACCCGGATGGCAgg GAAATGTTTGAGAAAGTCAACAAGGCCTACGAGTTCCTTTGCACAAAATCGGCACGGGTCCTTGATGGGCCTGACCCGGAAAACATTATCCTCATTCTGAAGACCCAAAGCATCCTTTTCAACCGGCACAAAGATG AGCTAGAGCCCTACAAGTACGCCGGCTATCCCATGCTCATCAAAACCATCACCATGGAGACCCAAGACGACCACCTCTTCTCCAAGACCTCCCCTCTCCTGCCAGCCGCCACCGAACTCGCCTTCCACACCGTCAACTGCTCATCACTCAACGCTGAGGAGCTGCGGCGCGAGAATGGAATTGAG GTGTTGCTGGAGGCACTTTCCCGCTGCGTCTCCGTGTTGACTGCATCCAGCAAGGCCGATGACATGGCCGTTCAG GTGTGCGGGCACATCTGCAAGTGCTACAGCGTGGCCGCGCAGTTTGAGGAATGCCGAGAAAAGATGATCGAGCTGCCCTATATCATCAGAGACCTCTGTCACATCTTATACTACGGAAAG GGTCTCCCCAAAACCGCAGCCCTGGCGGTGCAATGCGTCAGCTCCTTCGCGGTGGACTTCTTCCTGCAGACGCAATTGTATCACGCCGGCGTGCTCTGGCACCTGCTGGTGCACCTCTTCAACTACGACTACACGCTGGAGGAGAGCGGGGTCCAGACCAGCCAGGACACCAACCAGCAGGAGGTGGCCAACCACCTGGCCAAGCTCAGCCTGGTGTCCCTCAGCCGCCTAGGCGGCTACCTGCCGATGCCGCACGGCGCCAACCCCGCGCCCGAGACCAACGGCGTGGAAAGCACGCCTCCGGAGAACCCCAGCATCTGCAAGAGCCTGGCCGCCATGCTGACGCCGTACATCTCCAGGAAGCTGGGGATGGGATCTTCTTCGGAG GTCTTGAAACTGCTGAACAGCAACACGGAGAACCCCTACCTCATCTGGAACAACGGGACAAGAGCCGAGCTGTTGGAGTTTCTGGAGCGTCAACAGGAGGGGAACATTAAAAGA GGGGAGAACGACGAGAGCTTTGGCGCGGAATTCGCATTCAGCGAGCACAGTAAAGAGCTGATTGTCGGGGAGATCTTTGTGCGCGTTTACAATGAACAACCAACTTTCCCACTTGAG TATCCCAAAGCGTTTGCGGCGAGCCTGCTGGACTACGTCGGCTCGCAAGCGCAGTACCTGCACACGCTGCTGGCCATGAGCCAGAGCAACAAGGTGGAGTCCCAGCAGCACGCCGGGCGTCTCCGCTTCGCCGAGATGGCTCTGGAGGCTCTGCGCAACGTCATCAAGAACAACCCCG GCTCTGAGACGGAGTGCATCGGCCACTTCAAGCTGCTCTTCTCCCTGCTACGTGTTCACGGCGCCGGCAGGGTGCAGCAGCTTGTCCTCGAG GTTGTCAACACGGTGACGTCGAATCAAGAATGTGTGAGCAACATCGCCGAGTCGCTGGTGCTGTCCAACCTTCTCTTGCTGCTGCACTCGCTTCCATCAA GCAGGCAAATGGTGCTGGAGACGCTCCATGCCTTGACATCCAACACCAAAATAGTCAAAGAGGCAATGGCAAAAG GGGCTCTTATCTACTTGCTCGATCTCTTCTGTAACTGCACTCACCCTCAGGTTCGCACGCAGACGGCTGAGCTCTTCTCCAAAATGACTTCGGACAAGCTGGTCGGGCCCAAG GTTCGCCTGACTCTGATCCGCTTCCTGCCGAGCGTGTTCATGGACGCCATGCGGGACAACGCCGAGGCGGCGGTCCACATCTTCGAGGGAACGCACGAGAATCCCGAGCTCATCTGGAACGACAGCTCTCGGGAGACGGTGTCCACCACCGTGCGGGAGATGATGCTCGA gcactTTAAACAGCAGAAGGATAATCCTGACGTCAACTGGAAA CTGCCGGAGGACTTCACTGTGGCCTACGGAGCCGGCCAGGGTGAACTGGAAGTGGGCGGAGTCTTCTTGCGTATCTTTATCGCGCAGCCGGGCTGGGTGTTGCGCAAGCCTCGAGACTTCCTGGTGTCGCTCCTGGAGACCCTGACGGAGTTACTGGAGAAGAATAATCCCAAT GGGGAGGCGCTGGAGACGGTCACCACGGCAGCAGTGTGTCTGTTCAGCACGCAGGCGCAGCTGGCCGATCAGGTACCGCCTCTTGGTCACTTGCCTCGCATCTTAGCCGCGCTCAACCACAAGAACAACGCCATTCCCAAGAGCTCCATCCGCCTCATCCACGCGCTCTCGGATAACGAG CTCTGCGTACGCTCCATGTCCGCGTTGGAGGCCATCGCCCCGCTGATGACCGGAATGAAAGTCCGCACCGATATGGCGGGGCTGGCCTGCGAGGCGCTGAACCGCATGTTCCAGAAGGAGCAGACGGAACTGGTGGCTCAG GCTCTCAGAGCGGACCTGGTTCCGTACCTTCTGAGGCTCCTGGAAGGAATCGGACTGGAGAACCTGGACAACCCGTCGGCCACAAAGGCCCAGATTGTGAAAGCGCTCAAGTCCATGACTCGCAGTCTGCAGTATGGAGAACAG gtgAACGAGATCCTGGCCAAGTCCTCCGTATGGAGTGCCTTTAAGGACCAGAAACACGATCTCTTCATTAATGAGTCGCAGACCGCAGGCTACCTGACAG GGCCAGGAGTAGCCGGTTACCTCACGGCAGCAGGAAGCGGCACCACCGTACTGCCCAGCGGCCCACCCCCGGTGGACAGCGACCACGCCGATCAGGGCTGA